Sequence from the Ereboglobus luteus genome:
GCTCGCCCGCATGGGCCACGGCGACGAAATCGTCCTCGCCGACGCGCACTTTCCCGGCGAGTCGTTCAACAGCCGCGTGCTCCGCGCCGACGGCCTGCGCATCCCCGCGCTCCTCGACGCCATCCTGCCGCTCTTCGAAATCGACGCCTACGTGCCCGACCCGCTCGTGATGATGGCCGCCACGACCGGCGACACACTCGACCCCGCGGTCGAGGCAGCATACCTCGTGCCGATCAAAAAACACGCGCCCACCGCGCCCGCGATCACGCGCATCGATCGCTTCGCATTCTACGAGCGCACCCGCTCCGCCTACGCCGTGCTCATGACCGGCGAGACCGCCAAATACGGCAACATCATCCTCAAAAAAGGCGTCACACCCGTCGCCTGAATGTAGCGCAGACTGCGTGATATA
This genomic interval carries:
- the fucU gene encoding L-fucose mutarotase, which encodes MLKGISPLISPELLATLARMGHGDEIVLADAHFPGESFNSRVLRADGLRIPALLDAILPLFEIDAYVPDPLVMMAATTGDTLDPAVEAAYLVPIKKHAPTAPAITRIDRFAFYERTRSAYAVLMTGETAKYGNIILKKGVTPVA